The following are from one region of the Endozoicomonas sp. 4G genome:
- a CDS encoding O-succinylhomoserine sulfhydrylase — MKDNDESNNQNQWAFETQAIRTGVIRSGEKEHSEAIYLTSSFTYDSAEQAQSVFAGDEQGNVYSRYTNPSVKMFEERMAALEGGELACAAASGMAAILGMCMGILKAGDHVICSRSVFGTTVTLFAKYMDKFGVNTTFVDFTNYQQWREAMRPKTRLLFLETPSNPMGEVVDLEVMAAIAHDNDALLMVDNCFCTPALQQPLKLGADIVVHSTTKYIDGQGRCMGGVAVGSRELINEMHLWQRAAGASMSPFNAWNFYKSLETLNLRMDAHCRNTMALAQWLEAHPAVERVHYSGLESHPGHSLAKRQQKGFGGVLAFEVKGGREQAWQVMNAVTFISRTANLGDTRTTITHPATTTHCRLSDEDKARTGITENLIRVAVGLENLEDLKADLEKGLRRLL; from the coding sequence ATGAAAGACAACGACGAAAGTAATAACCAGAATCAATGGGCGTTTGAAACGCAGGCGATCAGGACAGGTGTCATCCGCAGTGGCGAAAAAGAACATAGCGAAGCGATTTATCTGACTTCCAGCTTCACTTACGACAGTGCTGAGCAGGCACAGTCTGTTTTTGCCGGTGATGAACAGGGCAACGTTTACTCACGGTACACCAACCCTTCAGTAAAAATGTTTGAAGAACGTATGGCAGCCCTGGAAGGGGGAGAGCTGGCCTGTGCCGCGGCTTCAGGCATGGCGGCTATCCTGGGTATGTGTATGGGCATCTTGAAAGCCGGTGATCATGTGATCTGCTCACGCAGTGTTTTTGGCACAACGGTTACCCTTTTTGCCAAATACATGGACAAGTTTGGCGTTAACACCACGTTTGTTGATTTCACGAATTACCAGCAATGGCGAGAAGCCATGCGTCCCAAAACGCGTCTTCTGTTTCTGGAAACGCCTTCGAACCCTATGGGTGAGGTGGTGGATCTGGAAGTTATGGCCGCCATTGCTCATGACAATGACGCTTTGCTGATGGTGGACAACTGCTTCTGTACACCGGCCCTGCAGCAACCTCTTAAGCTGGGTGCGGATATTGTTGTCCACTCTACCACCAAGTATATCGATGGTCAGGGACGCTGCATGGGTGGCGTGGCGGTGGGTAGTAGAGAGCTTATTAATGAGATGCATCTCTGGCAGCGTGCGGCTGGCGCTTCAATGAGCCCTTTCAATGCCTGGAATTTTTACAAATCCCTTGAAACACTCAACCTGAGAATGGATGCCCATTGTCGTAATACGATGGCGCTGGCCCAGTGGCTGGAAGCCCATCCTGCTGTCGAAAGGGTTCACTACAGCGGCCTTGAGTCTCACCCTGGTCACAGTCTGGCAAAACGTCAGCAGAAAGGCTTTGGCGGTGTTCTTGCCTTCGAAGTGAAAGGCGGCAGAGAGCAGGCCTGGCAAGTTATGAATGCCGTCACCTTTATTTCCAGAACCGCGAACCTGGGGGATACCCGCACAACGATCACCCATCCGGCCACGACCACACACTGTCGTCTTTCTGATGAAGACAAAGCAAGAACCGGTATTACTGAGAATTTGATCAGGGTGGCGGTAGGTCTTGAGAATCTTGAAGATTTGAAGGCGGATCTTGAGAAAGGCTTAAGGCGTTTGCTGTAA
- the purF gene encoding amidophosphoribosyltransferase produces the protein MCGIVGISATVNVNQLLFDALTVLQHRGQDAAGMVTLGGGHFCLRKDNGLVRDVFRTRHMKKLVGHMGIAHVRYPTAGTSSSAEAQPFYVNSPYGIALAHNGNLTNAENIKQELFQTDLRHINTHSDSEILLNVFAHELEQSGKLQPSPADFFQAVGQVYKRCQGGYAVVAMINGHGIIGFRDPHGIRPLIYGKRESDKGTEYMMASESVALSASGFEVIRDVEPGEAVFIDSNNQLHTFQCVSGVKNPCMFEYVYLARPDSIVDGISVYQAHQRMGLILANKILREWPEHDIDVVMPIPDTSRTSALEIARRLGLSYKEGFVKNRYIGRTFIMPGQEVREKSVRQKLSAIRQEFEGKNVLLVDDSIVRGTTCQQIIDMARDSGAKKVYFSSAAPAIRYPNVYGIDMPTSEELIAYNRSDKEIEQEIGADRLIFQDLDDLKKTVSSLNPDIADFDCSVFDGKYVAGGIDSDYLSRLAASRNEETRANEGSDSIIDLYNDDELD, from the coding sequence ATGTGTGGAATTGTCGGTATTTCGGCGACGGTGAATGTAAACCAGCTGTTGTTCGATGCGCTGACCGTGCTTCAGCACAGGGGGCAGGATGCAGCTGGAATGGTGACCCTGGGGGGTGGTCATTTCTGTCTGAGAAAAGATAACGGGCTGGTGCGTGATGTCTTCAGAACCCGGCATATGAAGAAACTGGTAGGGCATATGGGGATTGCTCATGTTCGATACCCTACCGCAGGGACTTCCAGCTCAGCCGAGGCCCAGCCATTTTATGTTAACTCTCCTTACGGCATTGCTCTCGCCCACAATGGGAATCTGACCAATGCCGAGAATATCAAGCAAGAGCTCTTTCAAACCGACCTTCGCCATATCAATACTCACTCTGATTCAGAGATTTTGCTGAATGTTTTCGCCCATGAGCTGGAGCAGTCTGGCAAGCTGCAGCCCAGTCCGGCAGACTTCTTTCAGGCTGTTGGGCAAGTCTATAAGCGTTGCCAAGGTGGCTACGCTGTGGTCGCTATGATCAATGGTCACGGCATCATTGGTTTCCGCGACCCTCACGGTATTCGCCCTCTGATCTACGGTAAGCGAGAAAGCGACAAAGGCACAGAATACATGATGGCTTCTGAATCCGTTGCCTTAAGCGCCTCCGGCTTTGAGGTTATCCGTGATGTTGAGCCGGGCGAAGCTGTATTTATAGACTCAAATAATCAGTTGCACACGTTCCAGTGTGTGTCGGGCGTCAAGAACCCTTGTATGTTTGAATATGTCTATCTGGCCCGTCCTGACTCTATTGTTGATGGTATTTCTGTCTACCAGGCTCATCAGAGAATGGGGCTGATTCTCGCCAACAAGATTCTCAGAGAGTGGCCAGAACACGATATTGATGTCGTCATGCCCATTCCTGACACCAGCCGAACCTCCGCCTTGGAGATTGCAAGGAGATTAGGGCTTTCATATAAAGAGGGCTTCGTTAAGAACCGCTACATCGGTCGTACCTTTATCATGCCAGGTCAGGAAGTTCGCGAGAAATCCGTTCGCCAAAAACTCAGTGCGATTCGCCAGGAATTTGAAGGCAAGAATGTTCTGTTGGTGGATGACTCTATTGTCAGAGGTACGACCTGTCAGCAAATTATCGATATGGCCAGGGACAGTGGTGCAAAGAAAGTCTATTTTAGCTCGGCTGCCCCTGCGATTCGCTACCCCAATGTTTATGGGATTGATATGCCGACATCAGAAGAACTGATAGCTTATAACCGGAGTGATAAGGAGATTGAGCAGGAAATCGGGGCGGATCGTCTGATCTTCCAGGATCTGGATGATCTTAAAAAGACCGTTTCTTCGTTGAATCCCGATATTGCTGACTTCGACTGTTCGGTTTTCGATGGTAAATACGTGGCCGGCGGTATCGACAGTGACTATCTTAGCCGCCTGGCTGCCAGCAGGAACGAAGAGACCCGGGCGAATGAGGGAAGCGACTCGATCATTGATCTTTATAATGATGACGAGCTTGACTGA
- the iscB gene encoding RNA-guided endonuclease IscB → MNRVFVLDKNKKPLMPCHPARARKLLDKGKAAVFRRYPFTIILKEREGGDVQPLELKFDVGSKTTGIAVVADCDRGKKVVFAAELQHRGQRVKDSLESRRATRRARRNRKTRYRKARFMNRTRPEGWLPPSLMSRVFNTETWTKRLCLKAPISNVAVERVKFDMQLMENPDISGVEYQRGTLFGTELRQYLLYRDGHKCSYCKGVSNDPILNIEHFISRALKGSNRIGNLYIACRTCNEEKGAIHPKQWLESISKKKNKNKLDTARVRNVTNILKGKKVNCLKDAAAVNATRNETARRVQAIGLPTIFATGGRTKFNRTQQGYKKEHWIDAACVGESGASVYIAESTQPLIIKAMGRGSRQMCRVDKHGFPRTKAKGSKQVQGFQTGDIIKAIVPAGKRQGAYTGRVAVRTTGSFNIKTESDTIQGISWRNCQKIQSVDGYGYSLL, encoded by the coding sequence ATGAACCGAGTGTTCGTATTAGACAAAAACAAAAAGCCTCTTATGCCTTGCCATCCGGCAAGGGCAAGAAAGCTGTTAGACAAGGGTAAAGCGGCTGTCTTCAGACGCTATCCTTTCACAATCATCCTGAAGGAAAGAGAAGGTGGCGATGTACAGCCACTGGAACTCAAATTCGACGTTGGAAGCAAAACAACAGGCATAGCCGTTGTTGCTGACTGTGATCGTGGAAAGAAAGTTGTCTTTGCTGCTGAACTCCAGCATAGAGGACAGAGGGTTAAGGATTCTCTTGAGTCTCGACGTGCAACACGTCGAGCCAGAAGAAACCGGAAAACCCGCTATAGAAAAGCCCGTTTCATGAATCGAACAAGACCCGAAGGTTGGCTACCGCCTAGCCTTATGAGTCGGGTTTTCAATACTGAGACTTGGACTAAAAGGCTCTGCCTGAAAGCACCCATCAGTAATGTAGCTGTTGAGCGTGTTAAGTTCGATATGCAACTTATGGAGAATCCAGACATTTCAGGAGTCGAGTATCAACGTGGTACGTTGTTTGGCACTGAGTTGAGACAATATTTGTTGTATCGAGATGGACACAAGTGTTCTTACTGTAAGGGAGTGAGTAACGACCCAATCCTCAACATCGAACATTTCATATCCAGAGCCCTGAAAGGCTCAAACCGGATCGGCAATTTGTACATTGCATGTCGTACATGCAATGAAGAGAAAGGAGCCATCCACCCTAAGCAGTGGCTTGAATCTATTTCAAAGAAAAAGAACAAGAACAAGCTGGATACAGCAAGAGTCAGAAATGTGACCAACATCCTGAAAGGAAAGAAGGTCAATTGTTTGAAAGATGCTGCTGCTGTCAATGCCACAAGAAACGAAACCGCCAGACGTGTTCAGGCTATCGGTCTTCCTACCATCTTTGCTACTGGCGGTAGAACGAAGTTCAACCGCACTCAGCAAGGATACAAGAAAGAGCACTGGATCGATGCCGCTTGTGTAGGGGAGTCAGGAGCCAGTGTATACATAGCAGAGAGCACACAACCCTTAATCATTAAGGCTATGGGTAGAGGCTCACGACAAATGTGTAGAGTTGACAAGCATGGGTTTCCCCGTACAAAAGCTAAAGGTTCTAAGCAGGTTCAGGGGTTTCAGACTGGAGATATCATCAAGGCTATCGTTCCGGCCGGTAAACGGCAAGGAGCGTATACAGGACGGGTTGCAGTGAGAACGACAGGCTCATTCAACATCAAGACTGAAAGTGATACCATCCAAGGAATTTCATGGAGAAACTGTCAGAAAATTCAGTCTGTGGATGGTTATGGTTACAGCTTGCTCTAA
- a CDS encoding RusA family crossover junction endodeoxyribonuclease, which produces MIEFVLHKRPVSLQVKRRENLQAWKDFIYGRARQCWRAPPLTEDNNIHLTVVYFCNESPVDMDNIIKPIQDALSSLVFADDLQITDVESHRRYLSDGIDVTNLPSMLAEAAATGEESVYIRVELASALEEYL; this is translated from the coding sequence GTGATTGAGTTTGTATTGCATAAAAGGCCAGTATCGCTCCAGGTAAAGAGACGAGAAAATCTTCAAGCATGGAAAGACTTTATTTATGGGAGGGCCAGGCAGTGTTGGCGTGCCCCACCTCTAACAGAAGATAACAACATACATTTAACAGTCGTTTATTTTTGTAACGAATCACCTGTCGATATGGACAATATAATTAAACCTATCCAGGACGCACTTAGTAGTCTTGTATTCGCCGATGATTTGCAAATCACAGACGTAGAAAGCCATCGGCGCTATTTGTCCGATGGTATTGATGTTACTAATTTGCCATCTATGCTAGCTGAAGCAGCGGCGACAGGTGAAGAAAGTGTATATATTAGAGTTGAACTTGCTAGTGCTCTAGAGGAATACTTATGA
- a CDS encoding ATP-binding protein: MLTISGNEIVKRLYFDNPWWETSSVESRYQSYPRRFYFTPFFELVRESSINRAAVLMGPRRVGKTVMVYHTIEKLLEEGVSPTNILYVSLETPIYTGLSLEQILNFFSEEFKHKRDSKLYIIFDEIQYLPNWEVHLKSLVDSYVSHKYIATGSAAPALKLKSRESGAGRFTEFLLPPLTFAEYLSFINKSDKLMSYDHGFWEALDIEELNKEFVNYLNYGGYPEAVFSTLIQENSSRFIKSDIIDKVLLRDLPSLYGINDVQELNKLFNAIAYNTGNEITLEALSKSSGVSKNTIKKYIEYLEAAFLIKIIHRVDISAKKFKRATTFKVYLTNPSMRAALFGPVEENHEAMGALTETAIFSQWFHNADIENLHYARWKAGEVDIVWLNPATQKPYWCVEVKWSDLPCSDFRYLKGIVAFIKQHNLDDGLVTTKTLSRKQIVDGVDLRYKPSAAYAYTLGANMLGELNQVVGELS, from the coding sequence ATGTTAACTATATCTGGCAATGAGATAGTAAAGCGCCTCTATTTCGATAACCCCTGGTGGGAAACCTCCAGTGTTGAATCCAGGTACCAAAGCTATCCCAGGAGGTTTTATTTCACTCCTTTCTTTGAACTGGTCAGGGAATCATCCATAAACCGGGCTGCCGTCTTAATGGGACCCAGACGAGTCGGTAAAACCGTTATGGTTTACCACACCATTGAAAAGTTACTTGAAGAAGGTGTAAGCCCGACCAACATTCTCTACGTTTCTCTGGAAACACCTATATACACGGGTCTTTCGCTTGAACAAATTTTAAATTTTTTTAGCGAAGAATTTAAGCATAAAAGAGACAGTAAGCTCTATATCATTTTTGATGAGATACAATATCTTCCAAATTGGGAAGTTCATTTAAAATCACTGGTTGATTCCTATGTATCTCACAAATATATTGCCACAGGTTCAGCGGCCCCTGCTCTGAAACTGAAAAGTCGTGAGTCCGGTGCCGGTCGATTCACAGAATTCCTGCTTCCACCGTTAACATTCGCTGAGTACCTTTCGTTTATCAATAAGTCAGATAAACTGATGAGCTATGACCATGGGTTTTGGGAAGCTTTAGATATAGAAGAGCTCAACAAAGAGTTTGTAAACTATCTGAACTATGGCGGCTATCCAGAAGCTGTATTTTCAACATTGATACAAGAAAACAGCTCCAGATTCATAAAAAGCGACATCATTGATAAAGTGCTCTTAAGAGACTTACCAAGCCTGTATGGAATCAATGATGTTCAAGAACTGAATAAGCTTTTTAATGCCATAGCCTACAACACTGGTAATGAAATAACGTTAGAGGCACTGTCAAAATCATCAGGCGTTTCAAAAAACACCATAAAGAAATATATTGAATATTTAGAAGCGGCTTTTCTAATAAAGATTATTCACCGCGTAGACATCAGTGCAAAAAAATTCAAAAGGGCAACAACCTTTAAAGTCTACCTCACAAACCCTTCAATGAGAGCAGCTCTTTTTGGCCCTGTTGAGGAAAACCATGAAGCTATGGGAGCCTTGACAGAAACAGCCATCTTCAGTCAGTGGTTCCATAATGCTGATATAGAAAACCTGCACTACGCTCGTTGGAAAGCAGGTGAAGTTGATATCGTCTGGCTAAACCCTGCCACTCAAAAACCCTACTGGTGTGTTGAAGTAAAATGGTCTGATTTACCATGCTCTGACTTCAGATACTTAAAGGGAATTGTCGCATTCATTAAACAGCATAATTTAGATGATGGCTTAGTCACCACAAAAACACTGTCACGGAAGCAAATCGTTGATGGTGTTGACTTACGGTACAAGCCCAGTGCTGCTTATGCATATACCCTGGGGGCAAACATGCTCGGAGAATTAAATCAGGTAGTCGGAGAACTATCTTGA
- a CDS encoding Uma2 family endonuclease: MKNPLLSVDAYLESEKAAKSKSEYINGYVYAMVGGSRRHNLLTVSLATRLHQHLSGTGCDVFASDMKVSAGSDSDHIFFYPDIMVSCGHGSDDDYVEENPKLIIEILSKSTEQHDRFAKLEAYTQIATLEEYMLVSQYEVLVDLYRREGGQWCTQRYREGDTLYLRSVGLELSVMDIY, encoded by the coding sequence ATGAAAAATCCACTGTTATCCGTTGATGCCTATCTTGAGTCTGAAAAGGCCGCTAAATCGAAAAGCGAATACATCAATGGTTATGTCTACGCTATGGTGGGTGGTAGTCGCAGGCATAACTTATTAACCGTGTCTCTGGCAACGAGGCTTCACCAGCATCTTTCTGGCACTGGCTGTGATGTTTTTGCGTCTGACATGAAGGTCAGTGCCGGCTCTGATAGCGATCATATTTTCTTTTATCCCGACATCATGGTGTCTTGCGGACATGGCTCTGATGATGATTATGTAGAAGAAAACCCAAAGCTGATTATTGAGATTCTTTCAAAGTCTACCGAGCAGCATGATCGTTTTGCCAAACTTGAGGCCTATACCCAAATAGCGACTCTGGAGGAATACATGCTGGTTTCTCAATATGAGGTTCTGGTCGATCTATACCGGCGGGAAGGAGGTCAATGGTGTACCCAGCGTTATAGGGAAGGAGACACTTTGTACTTACGTTCAGTTGGTCTGGAACTTTCTGTAATGGATATATATTGA
- a CDS encoding macro domain-containing protein: protein MLILKTIGKFSGITKFSGTTMIPTPDSVSSASNWKIFKSWVKHKLRTAFTRNRKTRVLEDPAALLQEARARGDNPYSGIRLRNIKRDENPQSHINRTARQSRNDFARIGINVDSLPEETDLLCELQNKLLTRAKLLQIQIFKQGTLADMQAFSRLVNQVIVGDWVAVLNHLTLQNPADRAHELAAFVRPLQRLLTPEQEQPADTLIQKDVRIPADQLLEKEVFLLSGDISRINELRTQPIQAIACPYTPRGAENETALLTQLSEIDPGLARKGFLETIKRMNPGLAIISPSPALQDKGFSHMVHAMLPHASSRNINSELNSAYQSAIEAAHRKNLSSIAIPIFSAEMNIRPQRAAAIACIAISRYMSSHPHKTRPPKVYLVCPGTPEGQKIQLYMNHYLSQKMPKPPAQEH, encoded by the coding sequence TTGCTTATACTGAAAACTATCGGTAAATTTTCTGGCATAACAAAATTTTCTGGCACAACAATGATTCCAACGCCTGATTCGGTCAGCTCAGCATCCAACTGGAAGATTTTCAAAAGCTGGGTAAAACATAAACTGCGCACCGCCTTTACCCGGAACCGGAAAACCCGGGTACTGGAAGATCCCGCAGCCTTACTTCAGGAAGCCAGAGCCAGGGGCGACAATCCTTATTCGGGTATCAGACTTCGCAACATCAAACGGGATGAAAATCCGCAGTCCCACATCAACAGAACCGCTCGACAATCCAGAAATGACTTTGCCCGCATTGGTATTAATGTCGACTCACTGCCCGAAGAAACTGACCTCTTATGTGAGCTTCAGAACAAGCTGCTAACCCGTGCCAAGCTTCTTCAAATCCAAATCTTTAAACAGGGAACGCTGGCAGACATGCAAGCTTTCTCCAGGCTGGTGAATCAGGTGATCGTCGGCGACTGGGTAGCCGTCCTGAATCATCTTACTCTGCAAAACCCTGCCGACAGGGCCCATGAACTGGCCGCTTTTGTCAGACCTCTGCAACGGCTACTGACTCCCGAACAGGAACAGCCTGCCGACACTCTGATCCAGAAGGATGTCAGGATACCCGCTGACCAACTGTTAGAAAAAGAAGTCTTTTTGCTGTCCGGGGATATCAGCCGCATAAACGAGTTACGAACCCAGCCCATTCAAGCCATTGCCTGCCCCTACACGCCCAGGGGGGCAGAAAATGAAACGGCTTTACTGACTCAGCTTTCCGAGATTGACCCCGGTTTGGCTAGAAAAGGATTTCTGGAGACCATTAAAAGGATGAACCCGGGACTGGCCATCATTTCACCCAGCCCTGCCCTGCAGGACAAAGGCTTCAGTCACATGGTTCATGCCATGCTTCCCCATGCCAGTTCCAGGAATATCAATTCAGAGCTGAATAGCGCCTACCAATCGGCCATCGAAGCCGCTCACAGAAAAAACCTGTCGAGTATCGCCATCCCCATTTTCAGCGCCGAAATGAATATTCGCCCTCAAAGAGCAGCAGCCATTGCTTGTATCGCCATCAGCCGATATATGAGCAGTCACCCTCATAAAACCAGACCGCCCAAGGTGTACCTGGTTTGCCCTGGCACCCCGGAAGGTCAAAAGATTCAGCTGTACATGAACCATTACCTGAGCCAGAAGATGCCAAAACCTCCTGCACAGGAACACTAG
- a CDS encoding CvpA family protein produces the protein MTFTWIDWVIAAIVAVSALISLKRGFFKEVLSLLTWVAAIFVAWTFNGSVANLLTQYVETPSVRVISASILLFVATLLVGGLVSRLFSELVEVTGLTGTDRMLGMVFGGLRGCLLVVLVVGLMTFAPLENDEAWQDSVLLPHFLLLADWSRQTVVQWVEPVLQAG, from the coding sequence TTGACCTTTACCTGGATTGACTGGGTTATTGCGGCCATCGTTGCTGTTTCTGCTCTCATCAGCCTTAAACGTGGCTTTTTTAAGGAAGTTCTCTCTCTTCTGACCTGGGTTGCGGCTATTTTTGTGGCCTGGACGTTTAATGGCAGTGTTGCGAACTTGTTGACCCAGTACGTCGAAACCCCTTCTGTCAGAGTCATTTCCGCATCGATTCTGCTTTTTGTCGCTACCCTGTTGGTGGGTGGCTTGGTGAGTCGACTGTTTTCAGAATTGGTTGAAGTCACCGGCCTTACGGGTACTGATAGAATGCTGGGCATGGTATTTGGAGGACTCAGGGGCTGCCTGCTGGTAGTGCTGGTGGTGGGATTAATGACATTTGCGCCATTAGAGAATGACGAAGCATGGCAAGATTCGGTACTATTGCCACACTTTTTACTGCTTGCAGACTGGTCCAGACAAACCGTAGTCCAGTGGGTTGAACCTGTGCTGCAAGCCGGTTGA
- a CDS encoding 5'-3' exonuclease H3TH domain-containing protein has protein sequence MTNDNEKIRRLTVKIPTLATGFTSDKGKNRMRPHLLLIDALNLIRRVHAAVRAPDEDSQVDGAISATLSSLTRAIKETAPSHCLMVFDGNPPTWRHALFPDYKKGRKPMPEPLRKRLGDFNRAFLNMGVKTFRKSGLEADDVIAAVACKASKADIETTILSTDRIFLQLLSAPQIRLRDHFQKCDYQGESVQNLYGFGADRLTQFWAMAGVGDVPGVQGVGDKGATSLILEHQEISNIFLLDEEAKGAAGKVVRQKDLALLSLKLATLACDLEVGVRMRDLRYVPASGEAG, from the coding sequence GTGACCAACGATAACGAAAAAATCCGACGGTTAACAGTAAAAATACCCACTCTGGCTACCGGGTTTACGAGTGATAAAGGAAAAAATAGAATGCGCCCTCACCTGCTTTTGATTGATGCTCTTAATCTTATCCGAAGAGTGCATGCTGCTGTCAGGGCCCCCGATGAAGACAGTCAGGTGGATGGCGCTATTTCGGCCACCCTCTCTTCACTGACACGAGCCATTAAAGAAACCGCGCCTAGCCATTGCCTGATGGTGTTTGATGGCAACCCTCCCACCTGGAGACACGCGCTTTTCCCTGACTATAAAAAGGGTCGTAAGCCCATGCCCGAACCCTTGAGGAAAAGACTGGGTGATTTTAACCGGGCGTTTCTGAACATGGGGGTGAAGACCTTCCGAAAGTCAGGCCTGGAAGCGGATGATGTGATTGCAGCTGTGGCCTGTAAAGCATCAAAAGCCGATATCGAAACCACCATACTGTCAACAGACCGCATTTTTCTGCAACTGTTGAGTGCCCCGCAAATAAGGCTGCGTGATCATTTCCAAAAGTGTGATTATCAAGGCGAGAGCGTACAGAACCTGTACGGTTTTGGCGCAGACAGGCTAACCCAGTTCTGGGCCATGGCTGGCGTGGGGGATGTGCCCGGAGTTCAGGGCGTAGGCGACAAAGGAGCCACTTCCCTGATTCTGGAACATCAGGAAATAAGCAATATTTTTTTGCTGGACGAGGAAGCTAAAGGAGCGGCAGGAAAGGTAGTGAGGCAGAAAGACCTGGCATTATTAAGCCTGAAACTGGCGACTCTGGCCTGTGATCTTGAGGTTGGGGTTAGGATGAGGGATTTGAGATATGTGCCAGCTTCCGGAGAAGCTGGCTGA
- a CDS encoding polysaccharide biosynthesis protein, producing the protein MSALDKGIEYQPVAFIDDKRDNAGRAIQGRRIYRPMAFDLSGLTLKDESHPEGDIEIVYTGLRPGEKLYEELLIGDNVTGTSHPKISMAMEHKELWDDYRLALETVFEVARERRFHDLRNLLASYVNGFSPSSDVVDWMDQSRPVESKPERGALSYH; encoded by the coding sequence ATGTCTGCTTTGGATAAGGGGATTGAGTATCAGCCGGTCGCTTTTATAGATGACAAAAGAGACAACGCCGGTCGTGCAATTCAAGGAAGGCGTATTTACCGGCCCATGGCTTTTGATTTGTCTGGCCTGACGCTTAAAGACGAAAGTCATCCTGAAGGGGATATTGAGATTGTCTACACAGGTTTACGTCCCGGTGAAAAGCTCTATGAAGAATTGTTGATAGGCGACAATGTGACAGGCACCAGCCATCCGAAAATCAGTATGGCGATGGAACACAAAGAGTTGTGGGACGACTACAGGCTGGCCTTAGAAACTGTTTTTGAGGTGGCTCGTGAACGGCGCTTTCATGATCTGAGAAATCTGCTTGCCAGTTATGTCAATGGCTTTAGTCCGTCGTCTGATGTGGTGGACTGGATGGATCAGTCCAGGCCGGTTGAATCGAAACCTGAGCGTGGGGCTTTGAGCTATCACTGA
- a CDS encoding helix-hairpin-helix domain-containing protein, which translates to MTKLLSTIALSSLLMLSSGSFANSDEQKWVVNVNTATVQELDEKLIGVGRRTAEEIVKHRKEHGPFKSMDDLDRVKFIGEAFMKKNESRIIFEE; encoded by the coding sequence ATGACAAAACTTCTATCAACCATTGCTCTTTCCAGCCTTCTGATGCTTTCTAGCGGTTCATTTGCCAACAGCGATGAACAAAAGTGGGTCGTTAATGTCAACACAGCCACTGTTCAGGAACTGGATGAAAAGCTCATCGGCGTGGGCAGACGAACCGCAGAAGAAATAGTAAAACACCGTAAAGAGCACGGCCCTTTCAAGAGTATGGATGACCTTGACCGAGTGAAGTTTATTGGTGAAGCCTTTATGAAGAAAAACGAATCCAGGATTATTTTTGAAGAGTAG